In Priestia filamentosa, the DNA window TAATAAGCTGGATAGCCATTATTTCACCTTCCTAAAGTTAAGATAAAAAGTTTCTATTTTACGATAAAAATAAGTGTTGTTTGAATTTCTATTATAAAGATTAAATGGAAAAGTATCCATAGGACTTTACGCAATAAATGATACAAAGGGAATGCTTCTAAAGCCTTGTTTATTGTGAAAAAATCTTTCTAACTAGATATTAAGACATAAAAATCACTTTGCTGCTGAAAGAGAGGAATCTTATGATGCTGATTGAAATTCAGCGCCTTATCATTGTACTGATTGGAGCGTTGTTAAATGCATGTTCGTTAAATTTATTTCTAATCCCTGCTAACGTGTATGCAAGTGGCTTTACAGGGGCAGCTCAGCTTATTTCAAGCATTTTAACAGAATTTACAGCATTTAATATTTCTACAGGAACTCTTTTATTATTGTTGAACATACCTGTGGCTATCTTAGGATGGTTAAAAGTAGGCAAGTCATTTACTTTATATAGTTTTATAAGCGTTATAGGGTCAACATTCTTTCTTGCTATTGTACCTGTCTTAAATGTTTCAGAAGATCTTTTACTAAATGCTGTATTTGGTGGAGTTATTGCAGCAGTTGGGATGGGAATTACGTTAAAGTGGGGAGCATCTACAGGAGGCCTTGATATTGTTGCAATGATTTTATCTCGCATGAAAGATAGACCGATTGGCACGTACTTTTTTATTTTGAATGCTATTATCATTTTA includes these proteins:
- a CDS encoding YitT family protein; translated protein: MMLIEIQRLIIVLIGALLNACSLNLFLIPANVYASGFTGAAQLISSILTEFTAFNISTGTLLLLLNIPVAILGWLKVGKSFTLYSFISVIGSTFFLAIVPVLNVSEDLLLNAVFGGVIAAVGMGITLKWGASTGGLDIVAMILSRMKDRPIGTYFFILNAIIILTAGLLFGWEKALYTLVTLYVSTRVIDAIHTRHEKLTAMIITTKTEDLKKAIYAKMVRGITTVPARGAFTNKEKEMMIMVITRYELYDLEKIIEEIDPEAFTNIIETAGVFGFFRRDN